The Pelagibacterium halotolerans B2 nucleotide sequence TGCTTGAGCCAATCCATCGGCTCACCCTCAATGGCGTCGATGATCTTCAGATCATCCTCGTCGAGCAGGTCGGCATCGCCCACTGCCAGATAGCGATCGGTATTGCCCCGTATCGCGATCATATCGAGTTCGGCCATGACCGCAGCGGTCTTTCTCGGCCACAAGGGCCCGGCGAAATGATCCCCCAGATTGAGGATCTTTTCCACATCGTGACGTGCGATATCGGCCAGCACCGCTTCGAGCGCCAGCACATTGGCGTGAACGTCGGAAATGACCGCGACGCGCACCGCTAACTCAGGTCGTCTTTTTACGGCGCTTGAACGCCTCGAGTTCGCGGCGGAGGGCTTCGATTTCCTCGCCCTGGATGCTCACCAGCTCGCGCAGTGCGTCGTAGTCTTCGCGCTTGACGAGATTCAGATCATTGACGACACGTTCCATCTGCCCCCTGATCGCGGTTTCCGCTTCACGGCGCGCGCCATCGGCAACCGAGGCGGCATCGTTCATCAACCGCCCCAGATCGTCGAAAAACTTTTGTCCTTGCGACATCGCTCACTTCCTCTTGTTTGGCCGTCCGGCCCACTGCCAACTATGTAGGGGCTCCGGCCCCGCTTGACCAGAGCCGGCCCGGGCGGCATGGTCCCGCAAAAAACGCAATCAGTTTCGAGGCCCAACGTGCCCTTCCCAATGATCGATCCGGTCGCTTTCGCCATCGGCCCCATCGTCATCCGCTGGTACGCCCTGGCCTATCTGGCAGGCATTTTCCTTGGCGTAGGATACGGCATGCTGTTGCTCAGACGCAAATCGCTCTGGGTCAATGGCACTCCACCCATGACCCCCGACGAATTGTTCGACTTCACCTTCTGGATCGTCATCGGCATCATTGTCGGCGGACGGCTGGGCTACGTTCTGTTCTACGATCCGCTGGTGTTCGCCGCCAATCCGGGCCAGATCATCGCCCTTTGGGACGGAGGCATGAGTTTCCACGGCGGCATGCTCGGCCTGATGGTCGCCATGATCGTCTATCTCAACCGCAAGAAGGCCAACATCTTTTCGGGCCTGGACCTGCTCGCCTGCTGCGCCACCATCGGTCTGTTCCTCGGCCGGGTCGCCAATTTCATCAACGCCGAACTTTACGGCTCGGTTACGACCATGCCCTGGGGCGTGATCTTTCCGGGCGGCGGCGATCTCCCCCGTCACCCCAGCCAACTCTATGAAGGCCTGCTCGAAGGCGTGCTCCTGTTCCTCGTCATCCGCTATTTCACCCACGTCAAACTGGTGCTGCGCCGTCCCGGCATCGCCGCCGGCATCTTTGGCATCGGCTATGCGCTTTCGCGCATCTTCGTCGAGTTCTTCCGCCTCCCCGACAGCCACATCGGCTATCTCGCCTTTGGCTGGCTGACCATGGGCATGGTCCTCTCACTGCCCATCCTCATTGCCGGCATCGCGCTGATCATCTGGGCCCGGACGCGCCGTCATGCCTGAGCCGGGCCTCTCCCTCGGCGATCTTATCGATATGCAGATTCGCCAGCAGGGCCCGATGTCGCTGGCGACCTATATGGGCCTGTGCCTGACCCATCCCACGCGCGGCTACTACCGCAAGGCCGACCCGCTCGGCGCAAGCGGCGATTTCATTACCGCTCCCGAAATCAGCCAGACCTTCGGCGAAATGATCGGGGCGTGGATTGCCGATCTCTATCTCCAGATGGGCAGCCCGGAAAAGTTCACGCTTCTCGAGCTCGGCCCCGGCCGTGGTACGCTGATGTCCGACGCCCTGCGTGTCGCCAGCCGCGCCACCGGTCTCGCCAAGGCTCTCGACCTCAAGCTCTATGAAACCAATCCGGTCCTCACCGCCATGCAGCGCGAGAAACTCTCGGCCTATTTTCCCGATTGGGTCGAGGACATCGAGACACTCGGCAGTTCACCTCTCATCATTATCGCAAATGAGTTCTTCGACGCTTTACCCATACGCCAGTTCGTGAGGCGCGCGGATAAATGGTTCGAGCGCAGCGTCGGCCTGTCGGACGGAAAACGCAGCTTCGGCCTTTCGCCCACACCCTATGAGGAAGCCCTGATCGGCGAAGCCTTTGCCGAAGCCGAGAATGGCGAAGTGGCCGAAATCGGCCTGGCAGCCCAGCAGTTCATGGGTCAGCTCTGCCGTCTCCTTGCCCCTCGCGGCGGGGCGTTGCTGGCCATCGACTATGGCTATGAACACACTCAGCCCGGCGAAACGCTACAGGCCCTCTCCCGCCATGCTCGCGTCGATCCGCTTGCTCAACCCGGCGCCGCCGATCTCACAACGCATGTGGATTTCGAAGCGCTGGGTCGCGCTGGACGCATGGCTGGGTTGACGGTCCACCCCATTGTGACCCAGGGCAGTTTTCTTACATCATTGGGGCTGGCCGAGCGTCACGCCGCGCTGGCCACGGCAAACCCTGAAAAGGCCCACTCCCTCGCATCGGCCTTCGACCGGCTGACACGGGCCGATCAGATGGGTGAGCTGTTCAAGGTCCTGTGCGCAGCGAGCCCAGGACTGCGCCCCGCGGGATTCCCCGCATAAAGAAAGCCTGCCTCACAATGCATCCACCCCTCGAAAAG carries:
- a CDS encoding accessory factor UbiK family protein produces the protein MSQGQKFFDDLGRLMNDAASVADGARREAETAIRGQMERVVNDLNLVKREDYDALRELVSIQGEEIEALRRELEAFKRRKKTT
- the lgt gene encoding prolipoprotein diacylglyceryl transferase; the encoded protein is MIDPVAFAIGPIVIRWYALAYLAGIFLGVGYGMLLLRRKSLWVNGTPPMTPDELFDFTFWIVIGIIVGGRLGYVLFYDPLVFAANPGQIIALWDGGMSFHGGMLGLMVAMIVYLNRKKANIFSGLDLLACCATIGLFLGRVANFINAELYGSVTTMPWGVIFPGGGDLPRHPSQLYEGLLEGVLLFLVIRYFTHVKLVLRRPGIAAGIFGIGYALSRIFVEFFRLPDSHIGYLAFGWLTMGMVLSLPILIAGIALIIWARTRRHA
- a CDS encoding class I SAM-dependent methyltransferase, which gives rise to MPEPGLSLGDLIDMQIRQQGPMSLATYMGLCLTHPTRGYYRKADPLGASGDFITAPEISQTFGEMIGAWIADLYLQMGSPEKFTLLELGPGRGTLMSDALRVASRATGLAKALDLKLYETNPVLTAMQREKLSAYFPDWVEDIETLGSSPLIIIANEFFDALPIRQFVRRADKWFERSVGLSDGKRSFGLSPTPYEEALIGEAFAEAENGEVAEIGLAAQQFMGQLCRLLAPRGGALLAIDYGYEHTQPGETLQALSRHARVDPLAQPGAADLTTHVDFEALGRAGRMAGLTVHPIVTQGSFLTSLGLAERHAALATANPEKAHSLASAFDRLTRADQMGELFKVLCAASPGLRPAGFPA